In one window of Helianthus annuus cultivar XRQ/B chromosome 17, HanXRQr2.0-SUNRISE, whole genome shotgun sequence DNA:
- the LOC110925558 gene encoding uncharacterized protein LOC110925558 yields the protein MIFFKRGMAKPETKEISSLSVEPCEGESLTVTVSEINKSEIPSYIESEHEFRFLAVLYTHYSDGEYFQNRCKGSQEIYHERYGRFGIDNIWRDDVLPCCVYCRH from the exons ATGATCTTCTTTAAGCGTGGGATGGCCAAGCCTGAGACGAAG GAAATTTCAAGCTTGAGTGTGGAGCCGTGCGAAGGTGAATCACTTACAGTTACTGTTTCTGAGATTAACAAGTCAGAG ATTCCATCCTACATTGAGAGCGAGCACGAATTCCGTTTTTTGGCT GTGCTTTATACCCACTATAGTGACGGGGAATATTTCCAGAATAGATGCAAAG GAAGCCAGGAGATATACCATGAGCGGTATGGACGATTTGGTATTGACAATATCTGGAGAGACGATGTCTTGCCATGTTGTGTTTATTGTCGGCATTG A